A window of the Paralichthys olivaceus isolate ysfri-2021 chromosome 5, ASM2471397v2, whole genome shotgun sequence genome harbors these coding sequences:
- the tmem100a gene encoding transmembrane protein 100, whose amino-acid sequence MPEDAHKDAMRTPATPEKPSNNERPAVTTVNIPLVNEIQLTAATGGAELSCYRCTIPFGVVVLIAGIVVTAVAYSFNSHGSTISYFGLVLLSAGLVLLASSAVCWKVRLERKKERRRESQTALVTNQRSSFS is encoded by the coding sequence ATGCCTGAGGACGCTCATAAGGACGCCATGAGAACCCCTGCGACCCCAGAGAAGCCCAGTAACAACGAGCGCCCTGCAGTGACCACAGTAAACATCCCGCTGGTCAATGAAATCCAGCTGACCGCAGCCACCGGCGGGGCGGAGCTGTCCTGCTATCGCTGCACCATCCCGTTCGGAGTGGTGGTGCTCATCGCGGGCATCGTGGTCACTGCTGTGGCTTACAGCTTCAACTCGCATGGATCCACCATCTCTTACTTTGGCCTTGTGCTCCTCTCGGCCGGACTGGTGCTCCTAGCGTCCAGCGCCGTCTGCTGGAAGGTGAGActggagaggaagaaggagaggcGGCGGGAGAGCCAGACCGCCCTGGTCACCAACCAGAGGAGTAGTTTTTCTTGA
- the LOC109633988 gene encoding non-structural maintenance of chromosomes element 4 homolog A-like, translating to MKRARGGTEDDAAGSAGCRKKAGRPKSNLVLRRDIRSRYRDLINKMQENREDLQSPSNNQLTEALEQADKLFKVSHLREVTLDAQLLMMATDLGKEKASQMSAVCTAFDPIAMVEHLLSFMGLNGLEDEQNWGMVDYSLPQNAWHTLAGRAECCFKTAPSFHYMRGSFHAKLPPPKQKILQQTKASTKDSKKIMPTQLEKIEESHQETTEKAVERILGYLKSYYQDNAKTPIPYYEFVTDPDSFSQTVEKTFYTSFLIRDGLARIYLHDEMPCIAPVEEGEGKAEAGGSSSYNQCIISMNPKMWRELINVFDIKHAMIQPPNATHRIGEGPCHLFLPETKS from the exons ATGAAGAGAGCCAGAGGTGGCACTGAGGATGACGCTGCCGGCTCGGCTGGCTGCCGCAAGAAAGCTGGCCGACCGAAAAGTAACCTGGTCCTCAGGAGAGATATACGGAGCAGGTACAGAGACCTCATCAACAAGATGCAAG agaacAGAGAAGATTTGCAGAGCCCCTCCAACAACCAACTCACAGAAGCTTTAGAGCAGGCAGACAAGCTGTTTAAAG TTTCACACCTGAGGGAAGTGACTCTCGATGCCCAGCTGCTCATGATGGCCACAGACCTGGGGAAGGAGAAAGCCAGCCAAATGTCTGCTGTGTGCACCGCTTTTGATCCCATCGCTATGGTTGAGCATCTT TTGTCTTTTATGGGACTCAATGGACTAGAAGACGAGCAGAACTGGGGCATGGTTGACTACTCCCTGCCCCAGAACGCCTGGCACACATTGGCCGGGAGAGCGGAGTGCTGTTTCAAGACCGCACCCTCATTCCACTACAT GAGGGGCTCATTCCATGCAAAACTGCCTCCTCCAAAGCAAAAGATATTGCAGCAAACTAAAGCTTCTACCAAAGATTCCAAAAAGATAATGCCCACTCAG CTGGAGAAAATAGAAGAGTCCCATCAAGAGACGACAGAGAAAGCAGTGGAAAGGATCCTAGGATACCTGAAGAGTTATTACCAAGACAATG caaaaACACCGATACCGTACTACGAGTTTGTCACTGACCCCGACTCCTTTTCCCAGACAGTAGAGAAAACTTTCTACACATCTTTTCTGATCAGG gacgGTTTGGCACGGATATATCTGCATGACGAAATGCCTTGTATCG cacctgtggaggagggggaggggaaggCAGAAGCCGGAGGATCAAGCAGCTATAACCAGTGCATTATCTCCATGAATCCAAAGATGTGGAGG GAGCTCATCAATGTCTTCGACATCAAACACGCAATGATTCAGCCTCCTAACGCAACACACAGAATAGGTGAAGGACCATGCCACTTGTTCTTACCTGAAACCAAGTCTTAG